Proteins encoded together in one Cyanobacterium sp. T60_A2020_053 window:
- a CDS encoding WD40 repeat domain-containing protein — protein MKLRPIYLSLTLILSAPTAILAQNAPVTVNNQNQTTFNSWGNLKLTHTLAKHQSPVYGVAFNPINNNLVSVGSYSDPRMRFWQVQQGTEIKQQRAHGSAVNALIYTPDGTKIITAGQASDIRIWHGETGALESSFFIHQNNVLALAVSPDSKILVSGALDGIKVWNLEFKRLAYNLTGIGEATSALAIHPDGRILASGSLSGKVTLWDLTTGQKIRQFTPHQSKINGLIFTPDGKQLLTSAEERQVKVWNSQTLQPLANFGQHSDRLRTMALSPDGNTLASGGNDGVRIWDYNSRQQIAFIPYHHDWVQSLAFSADGNILATAGFNTDIYLWQKNIVNE, from the coding sequence ATGAAATTAAGACCAATTTACCTCAGTTTAACTCTAATACTGTCCGCACCGACAGCTATTTTAGCTCAAAATGCGCCCGTCACCGTCAACAATCAAAATCAAACTACCTTCAATAGTTGGGGCAACCTAAAATTAACTCATACCCTCGCTAAACACCAATCCCCCGTTTATGGAGTAGCCTTTAACCCCATTAATAATAACCTTGTCAGTGTCGGTAGTTATAGTGACCCTAGAATGAGGTTTTGGCAAGTACAGCAAGGCACAGAAATTAAACAGCAGAGGGCGCATGGTTCAGCCGTTAACGCCCTTATTTATACCCCCGACGGCACAAAAATCATTACAGCCGGTCAAGCCTCCGATATACGCATTTGGCATGGGGAGACGGGCGCTTTAGAATCAAGTTTTTTCATCCATCAAAATAATGTTTTAGCGTTAGCTGTTTCCCCCGATAGTAAAATATTGGTGAGTGGGGCGCTGGATGGTATTAAAGTTTGGAATTTAGAATTTAAACGCCTTGCCTATAATTTAACAGGCATTGGTGAAGCTACCAGCGCCCTTGCCATTCATCCCGACGGGCGCATTTTAGCCAGTGGTAGCTTGAGTGGCAAAGTCACCCTCTGGGATTTAACCACAGGTCAAAAAATTAGACAATTTACACCTCATCAAAGTAAGATTAATGGATTAATTTTCACCCCTGACGGGAAACAACTACTTACCAGCGCCGAAGAAAGACAAGTAAAAGTATGGAATAGTCAAACCTTGCAACCCCTTGCTAACTTTGGACAACATAGTGACCGTTTACGCACTATGGCTTTATCTCCTGATGGCAATACCCTTGCCAGTGGCGGTAATGACGGCGTGAGAATTTGGGATTATAATAGCCGCCAACAAATAGCTTTTATTCCCTATCATCACGATTGGG
- a CDS encoding TonB family protein: MVTTIQRPSPWLNNLVSKLNLPLLVSVALHGGFFILLLPQLSLNSSNNVDRGDTQIIELGALEQTRLPDLNPQPQSFSGWDNINPIQLPNFAAPDFAMADLNTLPSLPTGDNFWVNLPTPPALPDYDAYTNIPEYNPGGGALNLTAPPPMDLSSITPPPRLPMETLPEDNSNFDPFQEMITSRGRVIEITPKTPEEEAEIRRNLFQGNNNIDIPDARDVFNNRPPSQIAVNPAPSTPVNENLQQRVTQLRQSLTAETANTTAEEATQNYVAWLQEVENPSPQEITLTGNYPQDACIAKLEGTATYGVSVNPQGEIVNTALIKSAGYPLLNSRALQQVKTYGFTNTTGNNQPYHVYINFAYNPDICPSLSISNVGETTNNQTTSPQTSPTSATPSPSTTPSPPVTPSPSTTPSPPATPSPPATPSPSTTPSPPATPSATPTPKEVEVKQPPTLEESLPVITPSTETPVTEIIPPLSIEEDSTPSPRELLQTN, encoded by the coding sequence ATGGTAACGACAATCCAGCGCCCTTCACCGTGGCTAAATAACTTGGTGAGTAAACTAAATTTACCGTTATTAGTTTCCGTGGCGCTTCACGGCGGTTTTTTTATTTTATTGTTACCGCAATTGAGTTTGAATAGTAGCAATAATGTTGATAGGGGAGATACGCAAATTATTGAGTTGGGGGCGTTGGAGCAAACAAGACTACCAGATTTGAACCCTCAACCCCAAAGTTTTAGTGGTTGGGATAACATTAACCCCATTCAGTTACCCAATTTTGCTGCGCCTGATTTTGCCATGGCAGATTTGAATACTTTACCGTCACTACCAACGGGAGATAATTTTTGGGTAAATTTACCAACTCCTCCCGCTTTACCTGATTATGATGCTTATACCAATATCCCAGAGTATAATCCGGGGGGAGGGGCGCTGAATCTTACGGCACCTCCTCCCATGGATTTAAGTAGCATCACTCCTCCGCCTCGCTTACCTATGGAAACGTTGCCAGAGGATAACTCTAATTTTGATCCTTTTCAAGAAATGATCACATCGAGGGGTAGGGTGATTGAAATTACCCCCAAAACCCCAGAAGAAGAAGCCGAGATTCGCCGTAATCTTTTTCAGGGCAATAACAATATTGACATTCCTGATGCTAGGGATGTATTTAATAACCGCCCTCCCAGTCAAATAGCAGTGAATCCAGCGCCCTCCACCCCAGTTAATGAAAATTTACAGCAACGAGTGACACAATTAAGACAAAGTTTAACCGCAGAAACTGCCAATACTACAGCAGAAGAAGCCACACAAAATTATGTCGCATGGCTACAAGAAGTAGAAAACCCTAGCCCTCAAGAAATCACTCTGACGGGAAATTATCCCCAAGATGCTTGTATAGCAAAACTGGAAGGCACTGCTACCTATGGAGTTAGTGTTAATCCTCAAGGGGAAATTGTTAACACCGCTTTAATTAAAAGTGCCGGTTATCCTTTATTGAATAGTCGGGCGCTACAACAAGTTAAAACCTATGGTTTTACCAACACCACAGGCAATAATCAACCTTATCATGTTTATATAAACTTTGCCTACAATCCCGATATTTGCCCCTCCCTTTCCATATCTAATGTAGGTGAAACAACCAACAATCAAACCACATCCCCTCAAACCTCTCCTACCTCTGCCACTCCATCCCCCTCTACCACCCCGTCACCCCCTGTCACTCCATCCCCCTCTACCACCCCGTCACCCCCTGCTACTCCGTCACCCCCTGCCACTCCGTCACCCTCTACCACCCCGTCACCCCCTGCTACTCCATCTGCTACCCCTACTCCAAAGGAAGTGGAAGTTAAACAACCGCCAACCTTAGAAGAGTCATTACCTGTAATTACCCCATCTACGGAGACGCCAGTAACAGAGATAATTCCCCCTCTTTCCATTGAGGAAGATTCCACTCCTTCCCCTAGAGAGTTATTGCAAACTAATTAG
- a CDS encoding ABC transporter substrate-binding protein, whose product MSYLSRRKFILTSSISATGVLLKGCLGDKPESNNENTTQITPLSQTADISPEMMPEINSIRLGYFPIVESAAMIVAQEKGFFAKYGMTKIELVKQPSWAFARDQVVKGGVQGGIDGGQWQMPMPHLITEGIITRGEKIPMYVLAELNTQGNGIAIAGTHAGKGLHLDITKARDYIKSFPRNEGRKFKAAHTFANANQDFWIRYWFASGGINPDTDIDLLAIPPVNTVQGMLDGTMDAFSTGDPWPYRIIAENIGHMGALTSQIWKFHPEEYLAIRADWVDKYPKATKAILKGLMEAQQWCDDVNNQTELISILAQKIYFDVPVDILKPPFNGNYAMGDGQASINDLTMRPLYWKDDLGSVSYPYKSHDLWFLTETLRWGFHRAKLNDFEQIKQLIDRVNREDLWREAATEAGFNSDIPAGTSRGIETFFDGKIFDPENPQAYLDSLTIKNI is encoded by the coding sequence ATGTCTTACTTATCTCGTCGTAAATTTATTTTAACTAGCAGTATTTCCGCCACTGGCGTATTACTAAAGGGATGTTTGGGTGATAAACCAGAATCCAACAACGAAAATACCACGCAGATAACACCTTTATCTCAAACAGCAGACATCAGCCCTGAAATGATGCCCGAAATCAATAGCATAAGATTAGGTTATTTTCCTATTGTGGAGAGCGCTGCTATGATTGTTGCCCAAGAAAAAGGGTTTTTTGCTAAATATGGCATGACCAAAATAGAATTGGTTAAACAACCAAGTTGGGCATTTGCGAGAGATCAAGTAGTCAAAGGTGGAGTACAAGGTGGGATTGACGGTGGGCAATGGCAAATGCCCATGCCTCACCTAATTACGGAAGGAATTATCACCAGAGGTGAAAAAATCCCCATGTATGTTTTGGCAGAACTGAATACCCAAGGTAACGGTATTGCCATTGCAGGAACTCATGCCGGAAAAGGCTTACACTTAGACATTACGAAAGCAAGAGACTACATCAAAAGTTTTCCCCGTAATGAAGGAAGAAAATTTAAAGCCGCCCACACCTTTGCTAATGCGAATCAAGACTTTTGGATACGTTACTGGTTTGCTTCTGGGGGAATAAATCCTGATACTGATATTGATTTATTAGCCATACCTCCTGTAAATACCGTACAGGGAATGCTTGATGGTACAATGGATGCTTTTAGTACAGGTGATCCTTGGCCTTATCGCATCATTGCCGAAAATATTGGACATATGGGCGCCCTCACCTCACAGATATGGAAATTTCATCCCGAAGAATATCTTGCCATTCGTGCCGACTGGGTGGATAAATACCCCAAAGCTACCAAAGCTATTTTAAAAGGTCTTATGGAAGCCCAACAGTGGTGCGATGATGTCAATAATCAAACGGAATTAATTAGTATTCTCGCCCAAAAAATTTATTTTGATGTACCTGTAGATATTCTCAAACCTCCTTTTAATGGTAACTATGCCATGGGAGACGGGCAAGCAAGTATTAACGATTTAACCATGAGACCCTTATATTGGAAAGATGATCTCGGTAGTGTTTCCTATCCCTATAAAAGTCATGATTTATGGTTTTTAACAGAAACATTAAGATGGGGATTTCATCGAGCAAAACTTAATGATTTTGAACAAATTAAACAGCTTATTGACAGAGTAAATCGGGAAGACTTATGGCGAGAAGCTGCCACAGAAGCTGGATTTAATAGTGATATTCCTGCTGGTACTTCAAGGGGTATAGAAACATTTTTTGATGGCAAAATCTTTGATCCTGAAAATCCTCAAGCATATCTTGATAGTTTAACAATTAAAAATATATAG